From Mya arenaria isolate MELC-2E11 chromosome 12, ASM2691426v1, the proteins below share one genomic window:
- the LOC128211744 gene encoding uncharacterized protein LOC128211744, whose product MWTYTLIVLCFVRVGHGQILEPNPCTWQETNLKMVERIAVLETKQTFLKDTISRQQNLIDDLVNIVMKQWGSWSEWSACAFKCSGSDVDNGRTQTRTRLLMKDNVAMQNETERRPCNAVQYAGCEASTRPDDQYGVAYDYRDQMAQATCTALLDKGGAHVYAVRRACSSLTVPCAEVCSSLSLTCFNSLHVYTPDTWLPRGVTGQKSTHMYRYNGCGGGCGPNFCCCRS is encoded by the exons ATGTGGACATATACGTTGatagttttatgttttgtaagaGTCGGGCATGGCCAAATTTTGGAGCCGAATCCATGTACGTGGCAGGAGACAAACttgaag ATGGTTGAAAGAATAGCTGTCCTTGAAACGAAGCAGACATTTCTTAAAGACACAATATCCAGACAACAAAATTTAATCGATG ATTTGGTAAACATTGTAATGAAACAATGGGGATCTTGGTCGGAGTGGAGCGCATGCGCATTCAAGTGTAGTGGAAGTGACGTAGACAATGGACGCACCCAAACCAGAACGAGGCTACTAATGAAAGACAATGTCGCCATGCAAAATGAAACTGAGCGACGGCCGTGTAACGCTGTTCAATATGCAG GATGTGAGGCGTCGACTCGTCCGGACGACCAGTACGGTGTTGCCTATGACTACCGTGATCAGATGGCTCAGGCCACGTGCACCGCGTTATTGGACAAAGGCGGTGCGCATGTGTACGCCGTGAGACGCGCATGCTCCAGCTTGACCGTGCCGTGCGCAGAGGTCTGCTCAAGCCTCAG TCTGACTTGTTTCAACTCACTTCACGTGTACACTCCCGACACTTGGCTACCACGGGGCGTTACGGGACAGAAAAGTACCCACATGTATCGATACAACGGCTGTGGTGGAGGCTGTGGACCCAACTTTTGCTGCTGCCGCTCGTAA